A window from Theropithecus gelada isolate Dixy chromosome 1, Tgel_1.0, whole genome shotgun sequence encodes these proteins:
- the BCL10 gene encoding B-cell lymphoma/leukemia 10 isoform X2, whose product MRKLTWATYRRPAQAWLEEPPIVGGATRKAPIGGGNRIGPRAGANRLPQRQGGLCQGTRRGAVPAPEPEPLREGRNTPPSSASRRVGLRRRRPQGRGRKRYVLTPRVPLFPKGRPSFSRPALPPLLLPHYPETEAPSQGGAAQLELPDPEEAPSPASTMEPTAPSLTEEDLTEVKKDALENLRVYLCEKIIAERHFDHLRAKKILSREDTEEISCRTSSRKRAGKLLDYLQENPKGLDTLVESIRREKTQNFLIQKITDEVLKLRNIKLEHLKDGATNNLSRSNSSESNFSEKLRASTVMYHPEGESSTTPFFSTNSSLNLPVLEVGRTENTIFSSTTLPRPGDPGAPPLPPDLQLEEEGTCGNSSEMFLPLRSRTVSRQ is encoded by the exons ATGAGGAAGCTAACCTGGGCCACTTACCGACGACCTGCGCAGGCATGGCTTGAGGAACCGCCCATTGTGGGTGGAGCCACCCGAAAGGCTCCGATCGGGGGCGGGAACAGGATCGGCCCGCGGGCTGGCGCCAATAGGCTGCCGCAGAGACAGGGCGGGCTCTGCCAAGGGACGCGCCGCGGGGCGGTCCCTGCGCCTGAGCCTGAGCCTCTAAGAGAGGGAAGGAACACTCCTCCGAGCTCCGCGTCGCGACGCGTAGGTTTGCGGCGCCGTCGACCCCAGGGGCGGGGCCGGAAGCGCTACGTTTTGACCCCCCGAGTCCCTCTGTTCCCGAAGGGGCGGCCGTCTTTCTCCCGACCCgctctgcctcctcttcttctcccccATTACCCGGAGACCGAAGCCCCCAGCCAGGGCGGGGCGGCGCAGCTCGAGCTCCCGGACCCGGAAGAAGCGCCATCTCCCGCCTCCACCATGGAGCCCACCGCGCCGTCCCTCACCGAGGAGGACCTCACTGAAGTGAAGAAGGAC gCCTTAGAAAATTTACGTGTATACTTGTGTGAGAAAATCATAGCTGAGAGACATTTTGATCATCTACGTGCAAAAAAAATACTCAGTAGAGAAGACACTGAAGAAATTTCTTGTCGAACATCAAGTAGAAAAAGGGCTGGAAAATTGTTAGACTACTTACAGGAAAACCCAAAAGGTCTAGACACCCTTGTTGAATCAATTCGGCGAGAAAAAACACAGAACTTCCTGATACAGAAGATTACAGATGAAGTGCTGAAACTTAGAAATATAAAACTAGAACATCTGAAAG ATGGAGCCACGAACAACCTCTCCAGATCAAATTCAAGTGAGAGTAATTTCTCTGAAAAACTGAGGGCATCCACTGTCATGTACCATCCAGAAGGAGAATCCAGCACGACGCCCTTTTTTTCCACTAATTCTTCTCtgaatttgcctgttctagaagTAGGCAGAACTGAAAATACCATCTTCTCTTCAACTACACTTCCCAGACCTGGGGACCCAGGGGCTCCTCCTTTGCCGCCAGACCTGCAGTTAGAAGAAGAAGGAACTTGTGGAAACTCTAGTGAGATGTTTCTTCCCTTAAGATCACGTACTGTTTCACGACAATGA
- the BCL10 gene encoding B-cell lymphoma/leukemia 10 isoform X1, with the protein MRKLTWATYRRPAQAWLEEPPIVGGATRKAPIGGGNRIGPRAGANRLPQRQGGLCQGTRRGAVPAPEPEPLREGRNTPPSSASRRVGLRRRRPQGRGRKRYVLTPRVPLFPKGRPSFSRPALPPLLLPHYPETEAPSQGGAAQLELPDPEEAPSPASTMEPTAPSLTEEDLTEVKKDALENLRVYLCEKIIAERHFDHLRAKKILSREDTEEISCRTSSRKRAGKLLDYLQENPKGLDTLVESIRREKTQNFLIQKITDEVLKLRNIKLEHLKGLKCSSCEPFPDGATNNLSRSNSSESNFSEKLRASTVMYHPEGESSTTPFFSTNSSLNLPVLEVGRTENTIFSSTTLPRPGDPGAPPLPPDLQLEEEGTCGNSSEMFLPLRSRTVSRQ; encoded by the exons ATGAGGAAGCTAACCTGGGCCACTTACCGACGACCTGCGCAGGCATGGCTTGAGGAACCGCCCATTGTGGGTGGAGCCACCCGAAAGGCTCCGATCGGGGGCGGGAACAGGATCGGCCCGCGGGCTGGCGCCAATAGGCTGCCGCAGAGACAGGGCGGGCTCTGCCAAGGGACGCGCCGCGGGGCGGTCCCTGCGCCTGAGCCTGAGCCTCTAAGAGAGGGAAGGAACACTCCTCCGAGCTCCGCGTCGCGACGCGTAGGTTTGCGGCGCCGTCGACCCCAGGGGCGGGGCCGGAAGCGCTACGTTTTGACCCCCCGAGTCCCTCTGTTCCCGAAGGGGCGGCCGTCTTTCTCCCGACCCgctctgcctcctcttcttctcccccATTACCCGGAGACCGAAGCCCCCAGCCAGGGCGGGGCGGCGCAGCTCGAGCTCCCGGACCCGGAAGAAGCGCCATCTCCCGCCTCCACCATGGAGCCCACCGCGCCGTCCCTCACCGAGGAGGACCTCACTGAAGTGAAGAAGGAC gCCTTAGAAAATTTACGTGTATACTTGTGTGAGAAAATCATAGCTGAGAGACATTTTGATCATCTACGTGCAAAAAAAATACTCAGTAGAGAAGACACTGAAGAAATTTCTTGTCGAACATCAAGTAGAAAAAGGGCTGGAAAATTGTTAGACTACTTACAGGAAAACCCAAAAGGTCTAGACACCCTTGTTGAATCAATTCGGCGAGAAAAAACACAGAACTTCCTGATACAGAAGATTACAGATGAAGTGCTGAAACTTAGAAATATAAAACTAGAACATCTGAAAG GACTAAAATGTAGCAGCTGTGAACCTTTTCCAGATGGAGCCACGAACAACCTCTCCAGATCAAATTCAAGTGAGAGTAATTTCTCTGAAAAACTGAGGGCATCCACTGTCATGTACCATCCAGAAGGAGAATCCAGCACGACGCCCTTTTTTTCCACTAATTCTTCTCtgaatttgcctgttctagaagTAGGCAGAACTGAAAATACCATCTTCTCTTCAACTACACTTCCCAGACCTGGGGACCCAGGGGCTCCTCCTTTGCCGCCAGACCTGCAGTTAGAAGAAGAAGGAACTTGTGGAAACTCTAGTGAGATGTTTCTTCCCTTAAGATCACGTACTGTTTCACGACAATGA